GTCTTTCAGCCAATCATTATCTACTGGCTGACCGCTCATTTGGTCAGATGACCAGGCAGAAAGATTCACATGGAGGAAAAGAACTTTAAAGCAGTGACTGttgtctaaaaaataaaatcatgactCCATAGCTTTCTTTGCCATTTCAACCTGGATACATGGCCTGCCAGTAATCATAATTTTTCCTGGGTTTAGGAACATGCCATGGATTTATAATTATCATTGAAACTGTCATCTTTTGAAAAGATTTCCAGAAATTTCTTAAATTTTTTCAGTTtcagaattttacattttaagtattaattgtttttttttctgacttttaAATGTTAAGGAACAAAATATCACTTCTCATTTAAGCTGAATTGTTCAGTTTACCCGGTGTCTCTTACGCCCAGCGAGATTTTGTGTGGTATAGTGTAATTGTGTTAAACACACTCAGCTGAGGCAATGtgccctttttttatttatctgtgcaTCAACAACAGTGCTTTTTCTTACAGTTGAATAAATGGTCAgataaattttaatatattcttTGTTGATACAtcaattttctattatttttttttttagggtatTGTACACTTCACACCATATAATACCGAGCTCTGAAGAAGAATAGTAGAAGAGACTGTTTTATGAATatctatttatatctttatgtaTTTGATGATATCTAAACTGATTCTTATCAAACATCCCACAGAGtactatttattaaaataccTTCTCTTTGTATTATGTATACTGTTATACAGATGTTCTTGAAAAACCTGTGGCCCCTTTACAAATTTCATACTAAATAGGACAATGTCAATATAGCACAGTTCTCAAGGTGTCATTTTGATTGCATGGCTATgtataaaatgacagaatttaaaGGAAATAGCGATTGTTGAAAATGACAGTTTTAACTTCGGGGTCTAGACTGTGTTCCCCCCTGTTAAGCTAAAGAATCTTTAAAACAAATCCTGATGTACACTATTATGTTATGTGTACTTCAGAATTGTACTATTTTGTAAGGTTATGTTAAAGTACTTTTACAAAAGTAATTTATCTGTCATTCTTGGATATGGTCCAAAAATAGGGGTAAGTAACATACAGTAAGGCATTTCAAcaatacagatatatacacacacacctcaaaaaaataaagtgaacacttaaacaacacaatgtaactccaagtcaatcacacttctgtgaaatcaaactgcccacGTAGGAAGCAACACTAATTGACATtaatttcacatgctgttgtgcaaatggaataCACAACAAGTGGAAATTATaggcaattagcaagacaccTCCAATATaggagtggttctgcaggtggtgaccacagaccacatctcagttcctatgctttctggctgaagttttggtcacttCTGAATGCTGGCAGTGCTTTCACTCTAGTGGTAGCATGAGACGgagtctacaacccacacaagtCGCTCAGGTAGTGCAGTAGAGCTGTGGCAAGAatgtttgctgtgtctgtcagtgtagtgtccagagcatggaggCGCTATCAGGAGATAGGCCAGTACATCAGGAGACATGGAGGAGGCCGtaggagggcaacaacccatcagcaggaccgctacctccacctttgtgcaaggaggaacaggaggagcactgccagagccctgcaaaattacctccagcaggccacaaatgtgcatgcgtctgctcaaacggtcagaaacagactccatgaaGGTAGTATGAGGGCCCGACATCCACAGGTGGGGGTTGTGCTTACAGCCCAACACCGGGCAGGAcgtttggcatttgccagagaacaccaagattggcaAATTCGCCACTGGTgccctgtgctcttcacagatgaaagcaggttcacactgagcacatgtgacaggcATGACAGAGTCTGGAGACGCCGTGGAGAATgttctgctgcctgcaacatcctGCGACCGGTTTGGCAGTGGGTTagtaatggtgtggggtggcATTTCTTTGGAGGGCCGCACAGCCCTCCATGTGCTTGCCAGAGGTAAcctgactgccattaggtaccgatatgagatcctcagacccctTGAGAGACCATATGCTGGTGCGgttggccctgggttcctcctaatgcaagacaatgctagacctcacgtggctggagtgtgtcagcagttcctgcaagacGAAGGCATTGATGCTATGGACTGGCCCGCTcgttccccagacctgaatccaattgagtACATCTGAGacatcatgtctcactccatccACCAACGCTTCgttgcaccacagactgtccaggagttggcggatgctttagtccaggtctgggaggagatccctcaggagaccatccgccaactcatcaggagcatgcccaggcgttgtagggaggtcatacaggcacatggaggccacacacactactattGTTCCCTTTAATTTTTTgagctgtatatatatatatatatatatatatatatatatatatatatatatatatatatatatatatatgagaatgAAGCAGTAGTTCAGGATTTGAGCTTTCatttctgatatttacatcacacatttttttaagtgaTCTCAGAATATGTGACTGACAGATTTCTTGACGCTCAGTTGTGTCCCATTAGAAGGATAAACAATAATGGTAAAGAACGATCATTTTCTTGCCCCACTGAAGACTGCAGCTGTTGTTTCAAAGAATAAACCAAAATGTACAGCTGTTTATGGAAGAATAGTAAGTAATTGAGCATAGCTTTACAATTTGTCATACTTTGAGAGACCACTGGTGTACTTACCAGTGACTAACCAGACATGGAACAGTTtggacaaagaaaacaaaagcatttgatggaggaaaaaaaatgtgaaaactgTTAAGAATAGCTCGGAAACAACaatcagtgacatcaccaacaacCTCCACAGGGCAGGGTTGAAGGCATAACAATCCACCATTCGAAGACAAAGACTTTGAGAGTAGAAATATATAAGATGAAATATATAAGATACAATCTACTCATCAGAAGTAAGAATCAAAAGGCCAGCTATGGGatttacaaagaaatacagagatgagccTCTGCCAAAGTGATGGAAAGGCCAAAGTGTGGAAAAGAAAGGttctgctcatgatccaaaacataaatcaagaaatgaaagctgatttgaaatgaattcatcttttgatatcaaacccaaatgtgtacagtgtacagcgAAAACAAAATAACTGGATTCGCAGTTTTAATACTTTCACtggatactgtatgtattttgaGGGTGTACAATTACAGAATGTAATCCCTCTCTATTCTACTGACAGAGTGTAATTTTATGAAGTTATTTCTGAACTATTCTCAGCACAGTGACATAATCAGTGTTGTTAAGATTTTAAAGTCAGTGCTGGGTTTAAAAGGACATAATatggtataatataatataatataatataatataatataatataatataatataatataatataatataatataattaatatggtataatataatataatataatataatataatataatataatataatataataacaaggTCAAGGGTGTCCAATCCTACCGAGAAAGTGTGGCCAGTGTCGCAATTTTCACTCCAAAAATCCACAGATTGGAAAGCCAAGATCAACAGTTTAACCAGGTGGACTCAGGTGTATctcctgcttgattggaatgaaaacctgcacaccCCTGATACACCCTAGGGAGTATTGTGGTCATGAAATGAATTATGAATGAATTATGGATGAATTATATATGATTAACACAAATTTTAAATGGAAAAGGAAGCTATAATTTCCATCTGTATACATAGGAGTGTACAAAGTACATAACTGATACTACCAGCACAACACCCACCAAAATACCATTAACATATCTCATTGATATGCTGAGAATGATCCACACCCAAATGGTATCTGATTAGCATTGGTCCTATGTACAGTCTGCCCTGTTTCATTCATGAATAAGGGAGAGGAGGGCTAACAAACTGTGCATTGCAGCAGATGGGCAGCAGACAGTAATTGTATACTAGAACGTTCACCTGTAATGTAGGTGTACCTGATGACAAAGCCAATGACTGTGCCTTATCTTTCAAAAATTGTgtagtaaaataaaaaccactACATGAATTAGCTCTGATTTCCCAGTCACCAACTAATGTTAGGATTCTGACTAACTACCCACTCCAAAGTTCAACTGTTCCTACAAAACTGTATCTTTCCTTGCCACTGAAAGTCATCTATTAAACCCTGAGTGTCTGTCCATGTAAAAGATACTTTAGGTACAGATGATACCTTTGAGTATACACCAGTGACAAGAAAACATAGAGTTTAGTCTGCGAATGTATGCAGATTGATTTGTAGCCATgcaaaaactgaacaaaaaggTTTGAAAGATAACTGCACTTAGCCACGCTCTGGCTAAATAGCTGCTTGTCTCTTTAAGGATGGTCTCGCGCTTGAGGCGCGCGGTCTGCAAAGCGTCTTTTTGGTTTCCTAGGTAACTTGGGAAAGGAGAGGACGCGGACAGGACAGTTAGGGGATATTTTTTGATGATTTGCTGTTTCCTAGGGAACGTGGGAAAGGAGAGGACGCGGACAGGACCTTCAGGGGATATATTTTGATAATTTGCTGTTTCCTAGGTAATAAGGGAAAAGAGAGGACTCGGACAGGACAGTGAGTTTATATTTTTGATGATTTACTGTTATTTTGGTTAAAATCTGTGCAAAATTCCTTTTTTCGCCCCAACTTTTTCCGCAAAGAAGTAGGCATATTAAATTCTGAGTGAAAGTAGTCTGTGAGGTAAGTTTCTCCTACCTGTCGCTATTTATTCCTCACATGAATGGCTCTTGAGTGCATAATTGTTCGCACCGTAACTTAATATTCTAGCGCCATTTTGTCAGGTAAATGTGCCATGTGCTTTCACTATTATAACTAAAAAGGTAATGTGGTgtaataaatacttttaaaaatatttccctcttgttaatgaattattattattattatttatttctaatattatgACTCTGCCGCCCCTCCCCCGCATTGCTCTCTGGTAGACTGCacttgaaagtgtgtgtgtgtgtgtgtgtgtgagagagagagagagcaagcaagagagagagagagagagagagagagagagagagagagagagagagagagagagagagtctttctTGGTTTACTAGTTTGCTCAATTATTTACCAACTTGCAGAATAGTTTTGTGCAGGACAGCTAGACCTTGTAATAACATTTTCAAAGATTTTTGAGACCTATACAGCATAGTGCaacctatatatataaaaagtgcaGTACTAATGTTTATCTTATTTGTAATTTACcttattacttattacttatttacTAGTTACTTTATCGGCATCtttgaatgaatttaatacTTCTTTGGTTTGTGTTCTTACAGCCCAGAAActgaatgtgtgtacatgtgcctTGGAGCTGGGAGTCAGATggagaaccacacacacacactgccatccCTTTCCCCCATCAATTCCTCCACAAACCCTTCTAAAGCACCTTCCCTTTCTCAATCTCTTCCCCAGCCCTATGCTACAGTGCCTGCCTCGATCCAACACTCTCCGCCTTCTCTGCCCCAGTCCTCTCCTTCTCACCTCCTTCAGTCATCAGGAGGGCTTAAGTCACACTGCCTCAGTCTCTCAACTTCATCAGATCAGAATGACTTGACCTGCCTCAACTGGCTGCATCAAAGAAACATACTGCCTCTGTCCAAAATGCCCCCACTGCCTCAATTTGAAATGCCCCCTATCTCAAGTCTACCATCTTCCCCAGGCAAGCCTCCATACTCTTTCAGCAGTCTCATCTTTATGGCCATTGAAGACGCACCAGAAAAAAGGCTTCCTGTAAGAGGGATCTATGAGTGGATAGTCAACAACTTCCCGTACTACAGGACAGCCCCAAGTGGCTGGAGAAATTCGGTGCGACATAACCTGTCCCTGAGCAAGAGCTTTTGCAAGATACAGAGGGACAAGGGTCAAGTGTGTCTCTTTCCATGACTTTAGTTTTAGTACACAAAATTTGGATGTTGTGCTCATACTGAACATCCGTACTTCAGTGTTTTAACAATGAAATCTGTGCTTTTAATCACAGTCCATTGGAAAGGGGTCACTGTGGTGTGTTTGCCCAGAATATCGGCCGGCTCTTTTAGAGATGCTCAAGAAAACCCATTACTTTCACAGCAATGACAGCAGTTTGCTGAATAATTCTGTTTTGTGagtattttttaaactataCACAGATGTATTCTAATCCTTAGATATTGCATATAAAATAAGGTTTTACATTGATGGACAAAGGAAATATCTTTTGGATTAATTTGATCACTTTTTTTAACAGGTTGGAGGCTGTTGATAATGGCCAGACTGCTGTATGTGACACTATGGCAATTTCAGGttaagagattttatttgtaattacaaaacctaaaaagaaatgaatcttTCCCACATATGTAGAACTGTTTCCTGATTCTTGCAAAGACAACAACCAGGAATTACCCTAGCAACCTATAGGCCTCTTTATATCTCTTTATATACCTCTTTATATGTCTTTTTAGCTCAGGCTTTAAGCCTGTGTCTGTGCTATTATTCTCCATAGGCacttctttatagaaataaCTGACTAGATAGTATGTTATAGTATGGAATTTTGCATATCTGCCTTCAGGATTGACTTTAACATATGGgagcaaaagtaaaaaaaaaagacactgttCAGTAAATTGGAATGATTATGGAAATCAAAGCtttaagtattatttttttgtactgtttcCCTGTACATAAATAGATCACTGTATAAATCACCTTTTCGGTTGTGTATTACAGACTTAGACTCAGATAACCCAACCCTGTCCTCAAGTGCACCATGCTCTTTGATCCCAGAGCATGAGGAGCTGGTGGCCATACAGTCGGTAGAGCTTACAGAAGAGGCTGAGTTGGAGAAAGACCCACTGGAAGACAGCGGCTACATCGAATTCCACTATTATCAATGTGAACGATACCAGTACCTGGTGCTGCCCGGGAACAGTGACCTGGACCTGGAAACAGTTGAGATCCTCCAACTTGATGCAGAGGCACAAGAAGCTGCAGGATCGCTGCTTGATTTAGCAGGAGGAAACCACTGATACTCTGATACATATTCATGTATAAAGCCATACAGGTCATGTATAGACTATGTATTATACATTTTCCAGAGTGGAAAATTGTGCTGGAATGAGATTAAAAGAAATGAGGGGGCTTTTTATGTACAGCTTTCATGCATTGCAGTTTTGCACaatttgtgcaaaaacaaacaaacaaaagaaatctgtCATTCATGACATTCAATAGGCAACTGAACTATACCAGTCTTGGACTTATTCAAAAGTGTTCTTAAACTAGGATAGACACTTGCCACCCAGAATTAAGG
The Tachysurus vachellii isolate PV-2020 chromosome 13, HZAU_Pvac_v1, whole genome shotgun sequence genome window above contains:
- the si:ch211-145o7.3 gene encoding forkhead box protein N2, producing MCLGAGSQMENHTHTLPSLSPINSSTNPSKAPSLSQSLPQPYATVPASIQHSPPSLPQSSPSHLLQSSGGLKSHCLSLSTSSDQNDLTCLNWLHQRNILPLSKMPPLPQFEMPPISSLPSSPGKPPYSFSSLIFMAIEDAPEKRLPVRGIYEWIVNNFPYYRTAPSGWRNSVRHNLSLSKSFCKIQRDKGQSIGKGSLWCVCPEYRPALLEMLKKTHYFHSNDSSLLNNSVLLEAVDNGQTAVCDTMAISDLDSDNPTLSSSAPCSLIPEHEELVAIQSVELTEEAELEKDPLEDSGYIEFHYYQCERYQYLVLPGNSDLDLETVEILQLDAEAQEAAGSLLDLAGGNH